From the genome of Fundulus heteroclitus isolate FHET01 chromosome 7, MU-UCD_Fhet_4.1, whole genome shotgun sequence, one region includes:
- the otc gene encoding ornithine carbamoyltransferase, mitochondrial isoform X1, with amino-acid sequence MPLNLLPVTGSLLKSLKSFHCIPRRGFGSGAASLSSVSLKGRSCLTLKDFSSDEIKRLLWVSGDLKHQIKHEKQYLPLLQGKSIAMIFEKRSTRTRMSTETGFALLGGHPCFLTSQDIHLGVNESSTDTARVLSGLCDIVLARVYSHLTLEELDREASIPIINGLSDLYHPIQILADFLTLQEHYGSLSGLTVSWIGDGNNVLHSFMMTAAKLGVHLKVATPKGYEPDKRVTEEALKLSKQHGTQLVLTSDPMEAAHGSNVLVTDTWVSMGQEEEKKRRLKDFQGYQITMQTGNVAKPDWTFLHCLPRKMEEVDDQVFYSSRSLVFPEAENRKWTIMGLMVSLLTDYTPQIAMPKF; translated from the exons ATGCCTTTAAATCTATTGCCTGTCACCGGTAGCCTTTTAAAGAGTTTGAAATCTTTCCATTGCATCCCGCGGAGAGGATTCGG CAGCGGAGCGGCTTCCCTCAGCTCAGTCAGCCTAAAAGGTCGCAGCTGTCTCACGCTTAAAGATTTCAGCTCGGATGAAATCAAAAGGCTGCTGTGGGTATCAGGGGACCTCAAGCATCAGATCAAGCATGAAAAGCAG tatctGCCTCTTCTGCAAGGAAAGTCGATTGCAATGATATTTGAGAAGAGGAGCACCAGAACAAGAATGTCTACAGAAACAG GTTTTGCTCTGTTGGGTGGACACCCCTGTTTCCTGACCTCACAGGACATCCACCTGGGAGTGAATGAAAGCAGCACCGACACAGCcag GGTTCTCTCTGGACTTTGCGATATCGTTTTGGCCCGAGTTTACAGCCACTTGACGCTGGAGGAGCTTGACCGGGAGGCTTCCATCCCCATCATTAACGGACTCTCTGACCTCTATCACCCGATCCAGATTCTGGCAGACTTCCTCACCTTACAG GAGCATTATGGATCTCTTAGTGGACTTACAGTGAGCTGGATTGGAGACGGAAACAATGTCCTCCACTCTTTCATGATGACTGCTGCCAAACTGGGGGTTCATCTTAAAGTTGCCACACCGAAG GGTTACGAACCGGACAAGCGGGTCACTGAAGAGGCCCTgaagctctccaaacaa CACGGCACCCAACTCGTTCTGACCTCTGATCCGATGGAGGCGGCCCATGGCAGCAATGTGTTGGTCACTGACACTTGGGTCAGCATGGGTcaggaagaggagaagaaaaggagGCTCAAAGACTTCCAGGGATACCAGATCACAATGCAG ACTGGAAATGTGGCCAAACCAGACTGGACCTTTCTTCACTGCCTCCCCCGGAAAATGGAGGAGGTGGATGACCAGGTATTTTATTCATCCCGCTCCCTCGTCTTTCCTGAAGCCGAGAATCGTAAATGGACCATCATG GGTTTGATGGTTTCTCTTTTGACTGATTACACTCCACAGATCGCCATGCCGAAATTTTAA
- the otc gene encoding ornithine carbamoyltransferase, mitochondrial isoform X2, with the protein MPLNLLPVTGSLLKSLKSFHCIPRRGFGGAASLSSVSLKGRSCLTLKDFSSDEIKRLLWVSGDLKHQIKHEKQYLPLLQGKSIAMIFEKRSTRTRMSTETGFALLGGHPCFLTSQDIHLGVNESSTDTARVLSGLCDIVLARVYSHLTLEELDREASIPIINGLSDLYHPIQILADFLTLQEHYGSLSGLTVSWIGDGNNVLHSFMMTAAKLGVHLKVATPKGYEPDKRVTEEALKLSKQHGTQLVLTSDPMEAAHGSNVLVTDTWVSMGQEEEKKRRLKDFQGYQITMQTGNVAKPDWTFLHCLPRKMEEVDDQVFYSSRSLVFPEAENRKWTIMGLMVSLLTDYTPQIAMPKF; encoded by the exons ATGCCTTTAAATCTATTGCCTGTCACCGGTAGCCTTTTAAAGAGTTTGAAATCTTTCCATTGCATCCCGCGGAGAGGATTCGG CGGAGCGGCTTCCCTCAGCTCAGTCAGCCTAAAAGGTCGCAGCTGTCTCACGCTTAAAGATTTCAGCTCGGATGAAATCAAAAGGCTGCTGTGGGTATCAGGGGACCTCAAGCATCAGATCAAGCATGAAAAGCAG tatctGCCTCTTCTGCAAGGAAAGTCGATTGCAATGATATTTGAGAAGAGGAGCACCAGAACAAGAATGTCTACAGAAACAG GTTTTGCTCTGTTGGGTGGACACCCCTGTTTCCTGACCTCACAGGACATCCACCTGGGAGTGAATGAAAGCAGCACCGACACAGCcag GGTTCTCTCTGGACTTTGCGATATCGTTTTGGCCCGAGTTTACAGCCACTTGACGCTGGAGGAGCTTGACCGGGAGGCTTCCATCCCCATCATTAACGGACTCTCTGACCTCTATCACCCGATCCAGATTCTGGCAGACTTCCTCACCTTACAG GAGCATTATGGATCTCTTAGTGGACTTACAGTGAGCTGGATTGGAGACGGAAACAATGTCCTCCACTCTTTCATGATGACTGCTGCCAAACTGGGGGTTCATCTTAAAGTTGCCACACCGAAG GGTTACGAACCGGACAAGCGGGTCACTGAAGAGGCCCTgaagctctccaaacaa CACGGCACCCAACTCGTTCTGACCTCTGATCCGATGGAGGCGGCCCATGGCAGCAATGTGTTGGTCACTGACACTTGGGTCAGCATGGGTcaggaagaggagaagaaaaggagGCTCAAAGACTTCCAGGGATACCAGATCACAATGCAG ACTGGAAATGTGGCCAAACCAGACTGGACCTTTCTTCACTGCCTCCCCCGGAAAATGGAGGAGGTGGATGACCAGGTATTTTATTCATCCCGCTCCCTCGTCTTTCCTGAAGCCGAGAATCGTAAATGGACCATCATG GGTTTGATGGTTTCTCTTTTGACTGATTACACTCCACAGATCGCCATGCCGAAATTTTAA
- the rpgra gene encoding X-linked retinitis pigmentosa GTPase regulator, whose product MPGQTDADIPETGAIFTFGKSSFADNVPSHFWLKNDHPAEICCGREHSAVITENGRLLMFGGNAGGQLGLKIKPAANKPASVKALKPEKVKLVACGRDHTLVCTLQHCIYSAGRNQKGQLGLGHKKTTKSFQLLRPFGQPAPVKMLAAGSSTSAVLTEDGRLFMWGDNSVGQIGLGDQVFAAQPTELNMGQAVMWVSCGDRHSAFVTVHGRLYTFGESANGRLGLQEEQLANHRVPQQVHSIVGSVIQVCCGGEHTVALTGEDVYTFGRGQYGQLGHGTFQFELHLPKALEHLHNSSARRIACGESHTAVITKAGLLYTFGDGRYGKLGLQEENFINRFSPTLCTRFLKYSVQSVSCGGHHTLVLAVPRSAAQSLDVVPEKDAIVTGFFCQEPEDAVKPWKDSLMDPAPVVPLAALAARARHREKTTFVELFGELPQKRLRLNSGLLCTSWPMSGSIQNLKLLPEAAHPPTSSPKAATESPLLSPRFQSVSSQLSSKPSSPRSRSPYPCQSKASDAAPSRSKPKKLSSPVSSSSSISNGNPSSPARAKKALNSTACRASKSENALSDKPSDASPPNKPCSPSRPLIHVTDGNLNQDRPQTEGEATEGKLISQDVEDEGNRVDFLPYMEKKTARVQISKEPEVQADENIDQSSLTRKEEGLLLKSRKEKPRVTSQDHQNINKSKTKTPEVKKAPKKGYSIKLTHRDERGATKHQPVQKATTKVKKQDEDQVTEQSFKKELKVTSKRKKIPSASSETNPTLMGTEKQKTSCLISAGNISKDDAVSSDLKPAEVKKRQDTKRLRSTPSKKKVESSTGNVQSTAVAAKPQRPETAQITHPSQAESLSVKSTPVKVIKHKSAGNQRKHSEEPSAGFESAIKGDRDGLIGAETTTGGVEGKTSEKKKLLQKKEGPKTKQRDKTKRAKAEGGGDVDSERISEAKPRIKTTKASSLLSSHHKEASEISSGAASSQSPERDKGLSDGGAKSSQSSDRAAAETPAPDRKEAEDLHDRKQTWGEILSDAASLLPAAGMAGAAIGLLGEAVTHVEAFRVDFDGAASTEAKTSLKANQVTKQSVLIHPSFSSTILHSDSEERDESTQRDAQMSIFSDLGNAAYEEESNDPSEQDPSEQTGNKGTFENERGGEEESSEEEDDPKRIQTNTGDEEREEELVSDADKDENRESSVGMGAAEDSEPGEEDQEQGSESDEEESKGESKESNKSDTTDAESEEEESGKETGEEVSHSEVSEAAEEDEGGSEEQSDEESEGEEGSEVSGDEEEKNSDGSVREHSESEGEEEDRKESDTAVSEKSEEEEQSEEEEEEEESEEPTLSDEEQETGKEESGGDDYVDEDSEEKEEEEEEGELSANDEKAEQEATEDEEEGEGEGESSEEQNQGEEQVGTGSEEDEATEDESKSEEEEKSIKGDEENEEGTEESSSASEEEESEDDDEEEGGSEEKGKESEEEEEVEEEEDEEEEEEEEDGMQEGVQEEEQEGEEENNQDGEQTEDEEEAEGEEEAEEEKNGDEEQTDDEEEEEEEEEEEGKDEEEEEEDEEEEEGKDDEEEEEDEEGEEEEQKEEDEGDEEDGEEAEEEEAQKAEEKKEKKRETSTRAKREGPSSLAAPGSSSGKWREAPRPAPRSKQSAAEQKKPEEPQQFWNDVLPQYLDLQ is encoded by the exons ATGCCTGGACAGACCGATGCAGACATACCTG AAACAGGAGCCATCTTCACATTTGGGAAGAGCAGCTTTGCTGACAATGTCCCCAGCCACTTCTGGTTGAAAAACGACCATCCGGCGGAGATATGTTGCGGCAGAGAGCACAGTGCTGTAATCACAG AAAATGGAAGGTTGCTCATGTTTGGTGGTAACGCTGGAGGCCAGCTGGGACTGAAGATAAAGCCAGCTGCCAATAAGCCAGCCTCTGTAAAAG CCCTGAAGCCTGAAAAGGTGAAGCTTGTCGCCTGTGGGAGAGATCACACACTTGTCTGCACAC ttcaGCACTGCATCTATAGTGCTGGTAGGAACCAGAAGGGTCAGCTGGGTTTGGGCCACAAGAAGACCACCAAATCTTTTCAGCTCCTGCGTCCGTTTGGTCAGCCGGCACCGGTCAAAATGCTCGCTGCTGGCAGCAGCACTTCAGCTGTCTTAACAG AGGATGGGAGGCTGTTCATGTGGGGAGACAACTCTGTGGGTCAGATCGGTTTAGGGGACCAGGTGTTTGCAGCACAACCCACAGAACTGAATATGGGACAAGCGGTGATGTGGGTCTCCTGTGGGGACCGCCACTCAGCGTTTGTCACAG TGCATGGACGACTTTACACCTTTGGTGAAAGTGCAAATGGACGACTTGGTCTCCAGGAGGAGcagctagccaatcacagagtCCCCCAGCAGGTGCACAGTATTGTGGGAAGTGTCATTCAGGTGTGCTGTGGTGGGGAGCACACTGTGGCGCTAACAG GGGAGGATGTGTACACGTTCGGCAGGGGTCAGTATGGTCAGCTGGGCCATGGGACGTTTCAGTTTGAGCTTCATTTGCCAAAAGCGCTGGAGCACTTGCACAACAGCAGCGCCAGACGCATCGCCTGCGGAGAAAGCCACACCGCTGTGATCACAA AGGCTGGGCTGCTCTACACATTTGGTGACGGCCGCTATGGAAAACTGGGATTACAGGAGGAGAATTTCATTAACCGGTTCAGCCCGACGCTGTGCACGCGTTTTCTGAAGTACAGCGTTCAGTCG GTGTCCTGCGGTGGACATCACACTCTGGTCCTGGCTGTCCCCAGGTCAGCAGCACAGAGTCTGGACGTCGTGCCAGAGAAAGACGCCATAGTGACGGGCTTTTTCTGCCAGGAGCCAGAAGACGCCGTGAAACCGTGGAAAGACTCTCTCATGGATCCGGCTCCAGTGGTCCCGCTCGCCGCTCTGGCTGCTCGTGCTCGCCACAGAGAGAAA ACGACTTTCGTGGAGCTGTTTGGAGAATTGCCTCAGAAACGCCTTCGTCTTAACTCTGGCCTCCTCTGTACCTCCTGGCCGATGTCTGGAAGCATCCAAAATCTGAAGCTGCTTCCAGAGGCTGCTCACCCCCCCACATCCTCCCCCAAGGCAGCAACAGAAAGCCCGCTTCTGTCCCCCAGGTTTCAGTCCGTATCCTCCCAGTTATCCTCCAAGCCGTCAAGCCCACGTTCGCGATCACCTTACCCCTGTCAGAGCAAAGCCTCCGACGCTGCTCCCTCCCGGTCCAAACCCAAAAAGCTGTCTTCTCCTGTATCTTCGTCCTCATCTATATCTAATGGCAACCCAAGCAGTCCTGCTCGTGCTAAAAAGGCTTTGAACAGCACAGCATGCAGAGCGTCGAAGAGCGAAAACGCCTTAAGCGATAAACCGTCTGATGCTTCACCACCTAACAAACCCTGCAGCCCCAGCAGACCCCTCATCCATGTTACCGACGGCAACCTGAACCAGGACCGACCGCAAACAG AGGGAGAAGCTACAGAAGGAAAACTAATCTCTCAAGATGTGGAAGACGAGGGAAACCGTGTGGATTTTTTGCCATACATG GAAAAGAAAACTGCGAGAGTTCAGATTTCAAAAGAGCCAGAGGTGCAAGCAGACGAGAACATTGACCAAAGCTCCCTCACCAGAAAGGAAGAAGGGTTGTTGCTGAAGAGCAGGAAGGAAAAGCCAAGAGTCACATCTCAGGACCATCAGAACATTAACAAGAGTAAAACAAAAACCCCAGAAGTAAAAAAAGCCCCAAAAAAGGGCTATAGCATTAAACTGACACATCGTGATGAGAGAGGAGCAACAAAACACCAGCCTGTGCAGAAAGCAACGACCAAAGTAAAGAAACAAGATGAAGATCAAGTGACGGAGCAATCTTTTAAGAAAGAATTAAAAGTTActtcaaaaagaaagaaaataccaTCTGCTTCTTCGGAAACAAACCCAACTCTAATGGGTACAGAAAAGCAGAAGACAAGCTGTTTAATCTCTGCTGGAAATATCTCAAAGGATGATGCTGTGAGCTCTGATCTAAAACCTGCCGAAGTGAAGAAGCGGCAGGACACAAAGCGACTAAGGTCCACTCCAAGCAAGAAAAAGGTTGAATCCTCAACGGGAAATGTCCAAAGCACTGCAGTGGCTGCAAAACCACAAAGACCTGAAACCGCACAAATTACCCACCCGTCTCAGGCCGAGTCTCTAAGCGTGAAATCTACACCCGTCAAAGTGATTAAACACAAATCAGCCGGAAATCAACGCAAACATTCAGAGGAACCTTCTGCTGGATTTGAAAGCGCCATAAAAGGCGACAGGGACGGGTTGATTGGTGCAGAAACTACAACTGGAGGAGTTGAAGgcaaaacatcagaaaaaaagaagttacttcaaaagaaggaaggacctaaaactaaacagagagataaaacaaaaagagcaaaagCAGAAGGAGGTGGTGACGTGGACTCAGAACGCATTAGCGAAGCCAAACCAAGGATTAAAACAACTAAAGCCTCCAGCCTGCTCTCATCACATCATAAAGAAGCTTCTGAAATCTCAAGCGGTGCAGCTTCCTCACAAAGCCCTGAGAGAGACAAGGGGCTTTCTGACGGCGGCGCTAAATCCTCGCAATCCTCTGACCGTGCTGCTGCAGAAACACCTGCACCTGATAGAAAGGAGGCCGAAGACCTgcatgacagaaaacaaacgTGGGGGGAAATTCTGAGCGACGCGGCGTCTCTTCTGCCCGCTGCGGGGATGGCAGGCGCAGCCATCGGCCTCCTCGGCGAGGCCGTGACTCATGTGGAGGCTTTTCGGGTTGATTTTGACGGCGCTGCGTCTACAGAAGCTAAAACGTCACTTAAAGCCAACCAGGTCACAAAGCAGAGTGTACTGATTCACCCCTCCTTCTCCTCTACAATACTGCATTCTGATTCTGAGGAAAGGGACGAGAGCACACAGAGGGATGCTCAAATGAGCATCTTTTCAGACCTGGGAAACGCTGCATATGAGGAAGAATCTAATGATCCATCAGAGCAGGATCCGTCTGAGCAGACCGGGAATAAGGGAACTTTTGAAAACGAGCgtggaggagaagaggaaagctctgaggaggaggatgatCCCAAGAGGATCCAAACTAACACTGGCGATGAGGAGCGTGAGGAAGAGTTAGTAAGCGATGCGGACAAGGACGAGAACAGAGAAAGCAGCGTTGGCATGGGTGCTGCGGAGGACAGCGAACCCGGGGAGGAAGATCAAGAGCAAGGTAGCGAATCCGACGAAGAGGAGAGCAAGGGGGAAAGCAAAGAAAGCAACAAAAGTGACACCACGGATGCTGaaagtgaggaagaggagagcgGCAAGGAAACAGGTGAAGAAGTGAGTCATTCTGAAGTGAGCGAGGCAGCTGAGGAAGATGAAGGTGGAAGTGAGGAGCAAAGCGACGAGGAGAGCGAAGGAGAGGAAGGTAGCGAGGTGAGTGGTgacgaggaagaaaaaaatagtgaTGGATCGGTGCGAGAGCATAGTGAGAGTGAGGGGGAAGAGGAGGACAGGAAGGAAAGTGACACTGCGGTGTCCGAAAAAAGTGAGGAAGAAGAGCAAtctgaagaagaagaggaagaagaggaaagtGAGGAACCTACACTGTCCGACGAGGAGCAGGAAACAGGGAAAGAGGAGAGTGGGGGAGATGATTATGTGGATGAAGACAgcgaggagaaggaggaggaggaagaggaaggagaaCTTTCTGCAAATGATGAAAAAGCTGAACAGGAGGCGactgaggatgaggaggaaggAGAAGGGGAGGGAGAGAGCTCCGAGGAGCAAAATCAGGGGGAAGAGCAGGTGGGCACAGGAAGTGAGGAAGATGAGGCCACAGAGGATGAGAGCAAAAGTGAGGAGGAAGAGAAAAGCATAAAAGGAGATGAGGAAAATGAAGAAGGAACAGAGGAAAGCAGCTCTGcttctgaagaagaagaaagtgaAGATGACGACGAAGAAGAGGGAGGAAGTGAGGAAAAAGGAAAGGagagtgaggaagaggaagaagtagaggaggaggaggacgaagaagaagaagaggaagaagaagatggAATGCAAGAAGGTGTACaagaagaagaacaggaaggagaggaggaaaacaATCAAGATGGAGAACAAAcagaagatgaggaggaggcagagggggaagaagaggcagaggaggaaaaaaacggAGATGAAGAACAAACAGatgacgaagaagaagaagaggaggaagaagaggaagagggaaaagatgaggaagaggaggaggaagatgaggaagaggaagagggaaaagatgatgaagaggaggaggaagatgaggaaggcgaggaagaagaacaaaagGAAGAAGATGAGGGAGACGAAGAAGACGGAGAAGAAGCTGAGGAGGAAGAAGCACAAAAAGCAGAGgagaagaaagagaagaagagagagacTTCAACCAGAGCAAAAAGAGAGGGTCCCTCATCGTTGGCTGCACCAGGGTCTTCCTCAGGTAAATGGAGAGAAGCTCCCAGACCGGCTCCGAGGAGCAAGCAGAGCGCCGCCGAGCAGAAGAAGCCAGAAGAACCCCAGCAGTTCTGGAACGACGTTCTGCCTCAGTACCTGGACCTGCAGTGA